A genomic window from Serratia liquefaciens includes:
- the fabZ gene encoding 3-hydroxyacyl-ACP dehydratase FabZ codes for MPLNGNPLQYQDVQSILPHRFPCLLVDRILPAGTCIAEGRLSAIKNITANEPTFWTGHHQMTVFPGVLMVEALAQTTGLLAHYFLSPLLPGEHYYFAAIHRARFYRSARPGDQLCMEVTFVRQRSGIARFSGRASVNGRRICTAEFMCARK; via the coding sequence ATGCCGCTAAATGGTAATCCCCTGCAGTACCAGGATGTTCAATCTATCCTGCCACACCGTTTTCCCTGTCTGCTGGTTGACCGCATCCTGCCTGCCGGCACTTGCATTGCCGAAGGCCGCCTTAGCGCCATCAAAAATATCACCGCCAACGAACCGACATTCTGGACCGGCCATCATCAGATGACGGTGTTTCCCGGCGTGTTGATGGTCGAAGCGCTGGCGCAGACCACCGGCCTGTTGGCGCATTATTTTCTCAGCCCGTTGCTGCCAGGCGAGCATTACTATTTTGCGGCCATCCATCGCGCCCGTTTCTATCGTTCGGCACGTCCCGGTGACCAACTCTGTATGGAAGTTACATTTGTCCGACAGCGCTCCGGCATTGCCCGATTTTCTGGCCGTGCGTCGGTCAATGGCCGCAGGATATGTACCGCAGAATTTATGTGCGCCCGTAAGTAA
- a CDS encoding TIGR00645 family protein, with product MERFLENAMYASRWLLAPVYFGLSLALLALSIKFFQEILHVLPNIFSIAEADLVLTLLSLVDMALVGGLLVMVMFSGYENFVSQLDISENKEKLSWLGKMDATSLKNKVAASIVAISSIHLLRVFMDAKNVPDNKLMWYVIIHLTFVLSAFVMGYLDKLTRYKN from the coding sequence ATGGAACGCTTTCTAGAAAATGCCATGTACGCCTCCCGTTGGCTACTTGCTCCGGTTTACTTCGGCCTGTCCCTGGCCTTGCTGGCGCTGTCGATTAAATTTTTCCAGGAGATACTGCATGTTCTGCCGAACATTTTCTCCATAGCCGAAGCGGATCTGGTTCTGACGCTGCTCTCGCTGGTCGATATGGCGCTGGTGGGTGGCCTGCTGGTGATGGTGATGTTCTCGGGCTATGAAAATTTTGTTTCGCAGCTGGATATCAGCGAAAACAAAGAGAAACTGAGCTGGCTGGGCAAGATGGATGCCACCTCATTAAAAAACAAGGTTGCCGCGTCAATTGTCGCCATTTCCTCCATTCACCTGCTGCGGGTGTTTATGGACGCCAAAAACGTGCCGGACAACAAACTGATGTGGTATGTGATCATCCACCTGACCTTTGTTCTTTCGGCTTTTGTGATGGGTTACCTCGATAAGCTGACGCGCTACAAAAACTGA
- a CDS encoding serralysin family metalloprotease, which yields MDNSLNGKTNGWDSVNDLLNYHNRGNGSTINNKPSFDIEAAGEQIARSEQTWNGTHVIGQGATVTYSFPDWDYNKSNLNGRFESQDTGLSAFTAAQKAQAKLSLQSWADVANLNFVEVAPGQKSNITFGNYEGDGQAYAIKPFTGAGKDYRGHNTDGQSWFNINYDYADPRDGVYANLHPELGNYGRLSITHELGHTLGLDHPGVYNAGQSPSYAKATYAEDTRMFSLMSYWDESVTGGDHGGYYAAAPLVDDIAAIQYLYGANTTTRTGDTVYGFNSNSGRDFYTATDSSQKLIFSVWDAGGNDTLDFSGYTQDQRINLTEGSFSDVGGLTGNISIAVGAVIENAIGGSGNDVIVGNDAANILQGGAGNDVIYGGGGQDQLSGGSGSDIFVFSAVSDSPFKAPDKILDFETGIDKIDLSFFNQGENGAGFIHFVDSFSGQAGEATLTYHAQNDFSELALNISGHATPDFLVNIVGQANTATDFIV from the coding sequence ATGGATAATTCCCTAAATGGAAAAACCAACGGTTGGGATAGTGTTAATGATTTGCTGAATTACCATAATAGAGGCAATGGTTCAACCATCAATAATAAGCCTTCTTTTGATATAGAAGCGGCAGGCGAGCAAATAGCGCGTAGTGAACAAACCTGGAATGGTACTCACGTCATCGGCCAAGGTGCCACGGTCACTTACTCCTTCCCGGATTGGGATTATAATAAGAGCAATTTAAATGGTCGCTTTGAAAGCCAGGATACCGGGCTTAGCGCCTTTACTGCCGCTCAAAAAGCACAGGCCAAGCTTTCCCTGCAGTCTTGGGCCGATGTGGCCAACCTTAATTTCGTCGAAGTAGCCCCGGGGCAGAAGTCCAACATTACCTTCGGCAATTATGAAGGCGACGGCCAGGCTTATGCGATTAAACCTTTTACCGGCGCAGGTAAAGATTATCGCGGGCACAATACCGACGGTCAAAGCTGGTTCAATATCAATTACGATTATGCAGATCCTCGTGACGGGGTTTATGCCAATTTGCACCCTGAACTGGGCAACTATGGCCGCCTGAGTATCACCCATGAATTGGGGCACACTTTGGGGTTGGATCACCCTGGGGTTTATAATGCCGGACAAAGCCCGAGCTACGCCAAGGCTACCTACGCCGAAGACACTCGCATGTTCAGCCTGATGAGCTATTGGGATGAATCTGTCACCGGCGGCGATCACGGCGGTTATTATGCCGCGGCTCCGCTGGTCGATGATATTGCTGCCATTCAGTATTTATATGGCGCCAATACCACCACGCGCACCGGTGACACGGTATATGGATTCAACTCTAATTCCGGCAGAGACTTCTACACCGCGACGGACAGCAGCCAGAAACTGATTTTCTCCGTCTGGGATGCGGGCGGTAACGACACCCTTGATTTTTCAGGGTATACGCAAGACCAACGCATTAATCTGACCGAAGGCTCTTTCTCTGACGTTGGCGGGTTGACGGGCAACATTTCCATCGCCGTAGGCGCCGTCATCGAAAACGCCATTGGCGGTTCGGGGAATGACGTCATTGTCGGCAACGACGCCGCCAATATTCTTCAGGGTGGCGCGGGGAACGACGTTATTTACGGTGGCGGCGGCCAGGATCAGTTATCCGGTGGCAGCGGCAGTGATATTTTTGTTTTCTCCGCCGTGAGCGATTCACCGTTCAAAGCACCGGATAAGATCCTCGACTTTGAAACCGGTATCGACAAGATTGACCTGTCTTTCTTTAATCAGGGCGAGAATGGCGCAGGATTTATTCATTTCGTTGACAGTTTCAGCGGTCAGGCTGGCGAGGCAACCCTGACTTACCATGCACAAAATGATTTTAGTGAATTGGCGTTGAATATAAGTGGCCATGCGACACCGGACTTCCTGGTGAATATCGTAGGCCAGGCAAATACCGCCACTGATTTTATTGTTTAA
- a CDS encoding TonB-dependent receptor domain-containing protein: MCRTFNCRGIIGHSALWGALIASAFNANAEVKKTSLEKTTQSEEEITVVAPAIENKSGTITTITAQDMQKKGGNDFGSIMRYEPLISATGVSGGSSSGKSGFDRSGYTGYNIRGLESNRVGLDVDGIPQPDATGRSYVSRAGLNTFGIGRDYIDPYMYGQVEIESGATSIERSNTSIGGAVSFLPKSADQYLSPTKQTYFGYQSDYDSSNRSWHNGITAAAGDEQLRGVFVYSRRDGQETRNNSGTHQAYPANWHTNALMASGIWQPNDEHKLTGTVDYYDKTNHTHYDSWNSAGSAILGTAQQQSNTRRWGVSLKDEWTPYNDFVDTLTSKVYYQQTQAHDNTYMPTSTGSMERVYSDYNVNTYGFESQIAKTWGRHTLSGGLNARLTDTERPFREEPAPSAFTAIMQPESDSRSYVLGGFVQDRIQFDLDGHGFAVVPGVRVAHQSTKPQNLSSLTTGSTVLTESELETLYGKSNTDTQVLPSLSFQYNLTPTLMTYLQYKRGAQFPNASQLYGSWNLGSSYAGTAQYALIGNADLNTETSNNLEWGVKGDVVEGVTLRTSLFYNTYKNFIAYTRYQRASSPDKFANVPSNIYTIYQAENRDKAYIYGGEISTRLNFGTWFEQVNGLSANFALGYNQGKSKSSYSGDKYVDIDSVAPMKAIVGVAWDDPAKRYGAAVTATFVKGKQATATNRESYNNASGSTLTDATTEYLRVPGYGLVDMSAYWQVARNVKLSGGVYNITDRKYRDYLSSRELTDSTQQDAYDNALAVMPGRTFQLGVNVDF; this comes from the coding sequence ATGTGCAGAACTTTTAATTGCCGGGGAATTATCGGGCATTCCGCCTTATGGGGCGCGTTAATCGCCAGCGCCTTTAACGCCAATGCCGAAGTTAAGAAAACCTCATTAGAAAAGACCACGCAAAGTGAAGAGGAAATAACGGTGGTGGCGCCGGCTATTGAAAACAAATCCGGAACAATCACCACAATTACCGCGCAGGACATGCAGAAAAAAGGGGGTAATGATTTCGGTTCGATTATGCGTTACGAACCCTTGATCAGTGCCACCGGCGTCAGCGGGGGCTCATCATCGGGGAAAAGCGGTTTCGATCGCAGTGGGTATACCGGTTATAACATCCGTGGCCTGGAGAGCAATCGCGTCGGATTGGACGTCGACGGCATTCCACAGCCTGATGCCACTGGCCGCAGCTACGTCAGCCGCGCCGGGCTCAATACCTTTGGAATCGGCAGGGACTATATCGACCCTTACATGTACGGCCAGGTGGAGATCGAATCGGGCGCAACCTCGATTGAACGCAGTAATACCTCTATTGGCGGCGCCGTTTCATTTTTACCGAAATCAGCCGATCAGTACCTGTCCCCCACCAAACAGACCTACTTTGGTTATCAGAGCGATTACGATTCGTCTAATCGCAGCTGGCACAATGGCATTACCGCCGCTGCGGGCGATGAACAACTGCGCGGGGTGTTTGTTTACAGTCGCCGTGACGGCCAGGAAACGCGCAATAACAGCGGCACCCACCAGGCCTATCCGGCTAACTGGCACACCAATGCGCTGATGGCCTCCGGTATCTGGCAACCGAACGACGAGCACAAACTCACCGGCACGGTGGATTATTATGACAAAACCAACCATACCCATTACGACAGTTGGAACTCGGCCGGCAGTGCCATTCTGGGGACCGCCCAACAGCAAAGCAATACGCGCCGTTGGGGAGTGAGCCTGAAAGATGAATGGACGCCGTACAACGATTTTGTCGATACCCTGACCTCAAAAGTCTATTACCAACAGACTCAGGCGCATGACAACACCTATATGCCCACCAGCACTGGCAGCATGGAGCGGGTGTACTCCGACTACAACGTCAACACCTATGGTTTTGAAAGCCAGATAGCCAAAACATGGGGACGGCATACGCTGAGCGGGGGACTCAATGCAAGGTTGACCGATACCGAGCGACCGTTCCGTGAAGAGCCAGCACCCAGTGCATTTACCGCCATCATGCAGCCGGAATCCGACAGTCGCAGCTATGTGCTGGGCGGTTTTGTGCAGGACAGGATCCAGTTCGATCTCGACGGGCACGGTTTTGCCGTGGTACCGGGCGTACGCGTGGCTCACCAAAGCACCAAGCCGCAAAACCTGAGCAGCCTGACGACCGGCAGCACGGTGCTGACGGAGTCCGAGTTGGAAACGCTGTACGGCAAAAGCAACACCGATACCCAGGTCCTGCCGTCACTCAGCTTCCAGTACAATCTGACGCCGACGCTGATGACTTATCTCCAGTACAAACGCGGTGCGCAGTTCCCTAACGCCAGCCAACTTTATGGCTCATGGAACCTCGGCTCCAGCTACGCAGGCACCGCACAGTATGCGTTGATCGGCAACGCCGATCTGAATACCGAGACCAGCAATAACCTGGAATGGGGCGTGAAAGGAGATGTTGTCGAAGGCGTGACCCTGCGCACCTCGCTGTTCTACAACACCTATAAAAACTTCATTGCTTATACCCGCTACCAGCGTGCCAGCAGTCCGGACAAGTTTGCTAACGTGCCGTCCAATATCTACACCATCTATCAGGCAGAAAACCGCGACAAGGCCTATATCTACGGTGGTGAAATCAGCACCCGGCTGAATTTTGGCACCTGGTTTGAGCAGGTTAATGGCCTGAGCGCCAACTTTGCCCTGGGGTATAACCAGGGCAAGTCCAAGTCCAGTTACTCCGGCGATAAATATGTCGATATCGACAGCGTCGCGCCAATGAAGGCCATTGTCGGCGTGGCGTGGGACGATCCGGCAAAACGCTACGGCGCGGCGGTGACCGCGACCTTCGTTAAAGGCAAGCAGGCAACGGCCACCAACCGTGAAAGCTACAACAACGCCAGCGGCAGTACGCTCACCGACGCAACCACGGAATATTTGCGCGTGCCGGGTTATGGCCTGGTGGATATGTCCGCCTACTGGCAGGTGGCCCGTAATGTGAAGCTGAGCGGCGGTGTGTATAACATCACCGACAGAAAATACCGTGACTACCTGAGCAGCCGCGAACTCACGGACTCGACCCAACAGGATGCTTACGACAATGCGTTGGCCGTTATGCCGGGAAGAACTTTCCAGTTAGGCGTAAACGTGGATTTCTAA
- a CDS encoding heme/hemin ABC transporter substrate-binding protein, with translation MKLWIIGLLALPFSAFANERVISIGGDITEIVYALGAQQSLVARDSTSLQPPQATELPNVGYMRLLNAEGILAMKPTLVIASMLSQPSLALQQVEQAGVKVVTVTGKPELSAIDEKIAVIAATLGREKEGKALQAELDRQLAAMPTNPLPVKVLFIMAHTGITAMGAGSGTAADGAIRSAGLQNAMGGVARYQSLTQEGLVAAAPQLLVIGKGSLQRMGGEANIWALPGLAFTPAGQQRRLLVIDDNALLSFGLAMPAAIGQLRQAAQAVTP, from the coding sequence ATGAAACTGTGGATTATCGGCTTGCTGGCGCTGCCGTTTTCGGCCTTCGCCAACGAACGCGTGATTTCGATTGGCGGAGATATCACGGAGATTGTTTATGCGCTTGGCGCCCAGCAAAGCTTGGTCGCACGCGACAGCACCAGTCTGCAACCGCCGCAGGCCACGGAGCTGCCTAATGTCGGTTATATGCGGCTGCTCAACGCCGAAGGGATCCTGGCGATGAAACCCACGCTGGTGATCGCCAGCATGCTGTCGCAACCCTCGTTGGCATTGCAGCAGGTTGAGCAGGCCGGGGTAAAAGTCGTCACCGTGACAGGCAAACCCGAGCTGAGCGCGATCGACGAAAAAATAGCCGTGATCGCCGCCACCCTGGGCCGCGAAAAAGAGGGGAAAGCCCTGCAGGCAGAGTTGGATCGCCAGCTCGCCGCGATGCCGACGAACCCTTTGCCGGTCAAGGTGCTGTTTATCATGGCTCACACTGGGATCACGGCCATGGGTGCAGGCAGCGGCACCGCCGCCGATGGCGCCATTCGCAGCGCCGGGCTGCAAAATGCCATGGGCGGCGTAGCACGTTATCAATCGTTAACCCAGGAGGGCCTGGTGGCTGCTGCGCCGCAGTTGCTGGTGATAGGCAAAGGCAGTTTGCAACGAATGGGCGGAGAAGCGAACATCTGGGCGCTGCCCGGATTGGCTTTTACCCCGGCGGGTCAACAAAGACGTCTGTTGGTGATTGATGATAATGCACTGCTGAGTTTTGGCCTGGCCATGCCGGCGGCCATCGGCCAACTGCGGCAGGCGGCTCAAGCCGTAACCCCTTAA
- a CDS encoding SelT/SelW/SelH family protein codes for MKTSPVVTIHYCSQCNWLLRAAWMAQELLHTFSTDLAAVTLVPGTGGIYEITVDDVVLWDRKIEGGFPDAAALKQRLRDHCFPERSLGHLDNKGKKG; via the coding sequence ATGAAAACATCCCCTGTTGTTACTATTCACTATTGTTCGCAGTGCAACTGGCTGCTACGTGCGGCGTGGATGGCGCAAGAGTTGCTCCACACCTTTAGCACCGATTTAGCTGCCGTCACGCTGGTGCCCGGTACCGGTGGCATTTATGAAATCACCGTCGACGACGTGGTACTTTGGGATCGTAAAATCGAGGGCGGCTTTCCGGATGCGGCGGCATTGAAACAGCGCTTGCGCGACCATTGTTTCCCCGAGCGCTCATTAGGGCACCTAGACAATAAAGGTAAGAAAGGTTAA
- a CDS encoding sigma-54-dependent Fis family transcriptional regulator yields MQTAAGLMPIKDESDPIFSLPEGAESGEWDSLFWQGWQAFNEGGQPGWIRKSILQSWRRSREYGIDPDEFVYHAPPADQLLAILAHNAELIAVARSIMENLLAYNPDGHINLTDAHGVTLHYCGADMTPIGSILCEEVQGTNCTARCLLEQRLVYVLSGENWKMGLRQRHRQCAAAPVRNAEGVMIGVLTLTATPDNFNAHTLGTVQAAAEAIGQQLKLHRLLAEQQSILETLNEGVMVCDGHGRLKTVNRYARQIFGGLEPGDTPIDELLRPQSGSLLTMPFCNDREMVFMPVGKPALCCVISLMPAPDNGRVLSLRENQRIRAITRRVMGVSASYTFEMIFGHSSRMREAIVQARTCSRSDSTVLLTGESGTGKELFAQAIHNGGERCNEPFVAVNCGALPRDLVQSELFGYVDGAFTGSRRGGSAGKFELADGGTLLLDEIGEMPLDAQTSLLRVLQEGEVLRIGAAHPVKVNVRIIAATHCDLLQAVENGAFRRDLYYRLNVLSLPVPPLRERREDIAGLVNGFIHKLSTRMKKIPPQVSPQAMVCLNAWHWPGNVRELENLVERMVNLCEGLLIDVDDLPREIAQAFPEQEAIPSSRLEDNERAHIIQIIESSNGNLRQAARLLGLSRTTLYNKINKWQIDLTSLRP; encoded by the coding sequence ATGCAGACAGCCGCCGGCCTGATGCCGATCAAAGACGAGAGCGATCCGATATTCAGCCTGCCTGAAGGGGCGGAATCCGGTGAATGGGACAGCCTGTTTTGGCAAGGATGGCAGGCGTTTAATGAAGGCGGACAGCCTGGTTGGATACGCAAGTCGATTCTGCAATCCTGGCGGCGCTCGCGGGAATACGGCATCGACCCGGATGAATTTGTCTATCACGCCCCGCCGGCTGACCAACTGCTGGCGATCCTGGCGCACAATGCCGAGCTGATTGCCGTGGCGCGCAGCATTATGGAAAACCTGCTGGCCTATAATCCCGACGGTCACATCAACCTGACCGATGCCCATGGCGTCACCCTTCACTACTGTGGCGCGGACATGACGCCGATCGGCAGCATCTTGTGTGAAGAGGTTCAGGGCACCAACTGCACCGCACGCTGCCTGCTGGAACAGCGGCTGGTGTATGTGCTCAGCGGTGAAAACTGGAAAATGGGCCTGCGGCAACGACATCGCCAATGCGCCGCCGCGCCGGTGCGCAACGCCGAAGGCGTCATGATTGGCGTGCTGACGCTCACCGCCACGCCGGATAATTTCAATGCCCACACTCTGGGTACCGTGCAGGCGGCGGCGGAAGCCATCGGTCAGCAGCTCAAGCTGCACCGGCTGCTGGCCGAGCAACAGTCCATTTTGGAAACCCTGAATGAAGGCGTGATGGTCTGCGATGGCCACGGCCGGCTGAAAACGGTCAACCGCTATGCTCGCCAAATTTTTGGCGGGTTGGAGCCCGGCGATACGCCGATTGATGAGCTGTTGCGTCCCCAATCCGGATCGTTGTTAACCATGCCGTTTTGCAACGATCGCGAAATGGTCTTTATGCCCGTCGGCAAGCCGGCCCTCTGCTGCGTGATTTCGCTGATGCCTGCGCCGGATAATGGCCGGGTGCTCTCCCTGCGTGAAAATCAGCGTATCCGCGCCATCACCCGACGAGTCATGGGCGTGAGCGCCAGCTACACCTTCGAGATGATCTTCGGCCATTCCAGCCGTATGCGGGAGGCGATCGTACAGGCGCGCACCTGCAGCCGCAGTGACAGTACGGTCTTGCTGACGGGGGAAAGCGGCACCGGCAAGGAGCTGTTCGCTCAGGCAATCCACAACGGCGGTGAGCGCTGCAACGAACCCTTTGTCGCGGTCAACTGCGGCGCCTTGCCGCGCGATCTGGTGCAAAGCGAGCTGTTTGGCTACGTCGATGGCGCCTTTACCGGATCGCGGCGTGGCGGTTCGGCAGGCAAATTCGAACTGGCGGACGGCGGCACGCTGCTACTCGACGAAATCGGTGAAATGCCGTTGGATGCGCAAACCAGCCTGCTGCGGGTGTTGCAGGAAGGCGAAGTGTTGCGGATTGGCGCGGCACATCCGGTCAAAGTGAATGTGCGAATTATTGCTGCTACCCACTGCGATTTGCTGCAGGCCGTGGAGAACGGTGCATTTCGTCGCGACCTTTATTACCGCCTGAACGTCCTTTCCCTCCCCGTTCCGCCCCTGCGTGAACGTCGGGAAGATATCGCCGGGCTGGTCAACGGCTTTATTCACAAACTGAGTACGCGGATGAAAAAGATCCCGCCGCAGGTCTCGCCGCAGGCCATGGTGTGCCTTAACGCCTGGCACTGGCCCGGCAACGTGCGTGAATTGGAAAACCTGGTGGAGCGGATGGTGAACCTGTGCGAAGGGTTGCTGATCGACGTGGATGATCTGCCCAGGGAGATCGCCCAAGCTTTTCCTGAACAGGAAGCCATCCCCTCAAGCCGTCTGGAGGACAATGAACGCGCCCATATCATTCAGATCATTGAGTCCAGTAACGGTAATCTGCGACAGGCGGCTCGTCTGCTCGGGCTTTCGCGCACCACCTTGTACAATAAAATCAACAAGTGGCAGATTGATTTGACCTCGCTGCGTCCCTAA
- a CDS encoding Gfo/Idh/MocA family oxidoreductase codes for MSHSSQPLRVGLIGAGRMGTFHAESLARRVPGAVLAAVADPLPGAAQRLAERLGVEAYSDLQAMLDNPAIDAVVIASPARTHAEWVIAAAKAGKHVFCEKPMAITLDEADSVIAAAKRAGVVLQVGFNRRFVSGFAAAISAVKAGENGTTQLSRSVTRDPLLRDPAPIPAWTIFLETLIHDFDTLLHFNPGARPVEVYALADALVRPDFKDQGLLDTAVVTLRFDNGAIATAEANFQAVYGYDVRGEVFGSKGMLQAGNINLNNCVRYHAGGIAIETSRQDTDLLRDAYVAELTEFAQSIRQGCSPRATGQDARNALAIALACIESVQQGKPVKLEGQ; via the coding sequence ATGAGTCATTCATCCCAACCCCTGCGTGTTGGTTTGATCGGTGCCGGCAGAATGGGCACTTTCCATGCGGAGTCGCTGGCACGGCGCGTACCGGGGGCGGTGTTGGCGGCGGTGGCCGATCCTCTGCCGGGCGCAGCTCAACGGCTGGCTGAGCGCTTGGGCGTTGAAGCCTACAGCGATTTGCAGGCGATGCTGGACAACCCGGCAATTGATGCGGTGGTAATAGCTTCTCCGGCACGAACCCATGCGGAGTGGGTAATTGCAGCGGCAAAGGCCGGCAAGCATGTGTTCTGCGAAAAGCCGATGGCCATCACGCTGGATGAGGCAGACAGTGTCATTGCTGCCGCAAAACGGGCGGGGGTGGTTTTACAGGTCGGCTTTAATCGCCGTTTTGTCAGCGGATTTGCCGCCGCTATCTCCGCCGTGAAGGCGGGTGAGAATGGCACCACGCAGTTGTCCCGTTCGGTGACGCGCGACCCCTTGCTACGGGATCCGGCGCCTATCCCGGCGTGGACCATCTTTCTAGAAACCTTGATTCATGATTTCGATACCTTACTGCATTTCAACCCTGGCGCCAGGCCGGTAGAGGTTTATGCGTTGGCGGATGCCCTGGTGCGGCCGGACTTCAAAGACCAAGGGCTGCTGGACACCGCCGTGGTCACCCTTCGCTTTGACAACGGGGCTATCGCCACCGCCGAAGCCAATTTCCAGGCGGTGTACGGTTACGACGTGCGCGGCGAGGTGTTTGGCAGCAAAGGCATGTTGCAGGCGGGCAATATCAACCTGAACAACTGCGTGCGTTATCACGCCGGAGGCATCGCCATAGAAACGTCGCGGCAGGATACCGATCTGTTGCGTGACGCCTACGTGGCGGAGTTGACCGAATTCGCCCAGAGCATCCGGCAAGGTTGCAGTCCGCGTGCTACCGGACAAGATGCGCGCAATGCGCTGGCAATAGCCTTGGCCTGTATCGAGTCGGTGCAGCAGGGCAAACCGGTCAAGCTGGAGGGGCAATGA
- a CDS encoding TIM barrel protein, whose amino-acid sequence MASYQLSACAEMVFLDLPFAERVARIDALGFGVEMWNWANKDLDALAASGARFTSMTGYLSGNLTDDEEIAQLLHTAEQSLAVAQRLNCPSLNLHGTGLDPQGLPVKPVAVVTGAMWLKAADTLSRLAYMAERAGKVFTLENLNLPRDHPGTPFAKACDTLALVEAVNRPGLKMNLDLYHAQIGEGDLIELIRRCGPAIGEIQVADVPGRQQPGTGEINYRAIARTLEDIGYQGVVAMEGWASGDSTDALLQFRDHFTR is encoded by the coding sequence ATGGCGAGTTATCAGCTTTCCGCGTGTGCCGAAATGGTATTTCTCGATCTGCCCTTTGCCGAGCGCGTGGCGCGTATCGATGCGCTAGGGTTTGGCGTTGAAATGTGGAACTGGGCCAATAAAGACCTTGATGCTTTGGCCGCCAGCGGGGCGCGCTTCACGTCAATGACCGGTTATCTCAGCGGTAACCTGACCGACGACGAGGAGATTGCCCAATTGTTGCACACCGCCGAGCAGTCATTGGCCGTCGCACAACGTTTGAATTGCCCGAGCCTGAATCTTCACGGCACCGGGCTGGATCCCCAGGGGTTACCGGTGAAACCGGTGGCGGTGGTAACCGGTGCGATGTGGCTCAAGGCGGCCGACACGCTAAGCCGGTTGGCGTACATGGCGGAGCGGGCCGGGAAAGTCTTCACGCTGGAAAACCTCAATTTGCCGCGCGACCACCCCGGCACGCCCTTCGCCAAAGCCTGCGATACCCTGGCTCTGGTGGAGGCGGTAAACCGCCCAGGCCTGAAGATGAATCTCGATCTTTACCATGCGCAGATTGGCGAAGGGGATCTTATCGAACTGATCCGTCGCTGTGGCCCGGCAATAGGGGAAATCCAGGTGGCGGACGTGCCGGGGCGGCAACAGCCTGGTACCGGTGAAATCAATTACCGCGCCATCGCACGCACGTTAGAAGACATCGGTTATCAGGGCGTGGTGGCGATGGAAGGGTGGGCATCCGGTG